A part of Miscanthus floridulus cultivar M001 chromosome 6, ASM1932011v1, whole genome shotgun sequence genomic DNA contains:
- the LOC136459946 gene encoding disease resistance protein Pik-2-like codes for MVGPIASVSTGVMNSLMLHKLTTLIEGEYRHLKSVKGGILFLRDELSSMNALLVKLSNSEERLDEQSKEWRNKVRELSYDVEDCTDLFLHEVRRGGGGTDAATSIVQNTARKIRNIWSRHKIAGVIQGLKASVVEESDRRLRYKVDASVVAADMSATTQIDPRLPALYVESDRLVGIDGPREKIIQWLMEDDYSSTEKLKVVSIVGFGGLGKTTLANQVFCKIRAQFVSAAFVPISRNPNMKKILTDMLKELGVELMRQMMSGSS; via the coding sequence ATGGTTGGACCAATAGCGAGTGTTTCCACAGGGGTGATGAACTCCCTGATGCTCCACAAGCTCACCACCCTGATCGAGGGGGAGTACAGGCACCTCAAGAGCGTCAAGGGCGGGATCCTGTTCCTGAGGGACGAGCTCAGCAGCATGAACGCCCTACTCGTGAAGCTGTCCAACAGCGAGGAGAGGCTGGACGAGCAGTCCAAAGAGTGGAGGAACAAGGTGCGCGAGCTGAGCTACGACGTCGAGGACTGCACCGACCTCTTCCTGCACGAGGTGAGGCGTGGCGGCGGTGGCACCGATGCCGCCACCAGTATCGTCCAGAACACCGCCCGGAAGATCAGGAACATATGGTCGCGCCACAAGATCGCCGGCGTGATCCAAGGGCTCAAGGCTAGCGTGGTGGAGGAAAGCGATCGGCGGTTGAGGTACAAGGTCGATGCTTCTGTCGTTGCTGCTGACATGAGTGCGACGACCCAGATCGATCCGAGGCTGCCGGCGCTTTATGTGGAATCTGATAGGCTCGTTGGGATTGATGGCCCAAGGGAGAAGATCATTCAGTGGCTGATGGAAGATGACTACTCGTCGACAGAGAAACTCAAAGTGGTAtccattgtgggttttggtggacTTGGTAAGACGACTCTCGCGAATCAAGTGTTCTGCAAAATCAGAGCCCAGTTCGTTTCCGCAGCATTTGTGCCAATTTCAAGGAATCCAAACATGAAGAAGATACTGACCGATATGCTCAAGGAACTAGGGGTGGAGTTGATGCGTCAGATGATGAGCGGCAGCTCATAG
- the LOC136459948 gene encoding uncharacterized CRM domain-containing protein At3g25440, chloroplastic-like translates to MATRILSRQNLRKLVSLTLQNISQRQLISPYPPALRSTIASPSKFLSPLYLSGHSLAVRWATYGSVNLVLSDDGKPKFQIEEVEPSTKRRYLTKKRLKVQRKKEKKKRKEANKNDPRRIRPKGKKIKQKFPTPEARLKYKIEKAKLKEARLVEKLKKYEIAKAQGPMAKPDDLSGEERFYLKKVSQKKSNYVPVGRRGVFGGVILNMHLHWKKHETVKVICKPCKPGQIQEYANEIARLSGGIPVNIIGDDTIVFYRGKNYVQPEVMSPIDTLSKKKALEKSKYEQSLETVRRFIAISEKELELYYRHVALYGNPQSQKADLVCGDGREASLLKMGGLDQGKDQEPHLATNQFSDLHISDVYESDEEDSSSSEYDVNDDETESMTSISEDAVVSDHDDLANWGEV, encoded by the exons ATGGCAACCCGTATCCTGTCGCGTCAAAATCTGAGAAAGTTGGTTTCGCTCACACTCCAGAATATATCCCAGAGGCAACTAATTTCGCCGTACCCTCCAGCTCTCAG ATCTACTATCGCTTCTCCCAGCAAATTCCTCAGCCCCCTTTACCTGTCTGGGCATTCATTGGCTGTGAGATGGGCAACCTATGGATCAGTGAATCTAGTTCTGTCTGATGATGGAAAACCCAAGTTTCAAATTGAGGAGGTGGAGCCCTCCACAAAGAGAAGGTATTTGACAAAGAAGCGCTTGAAGGTTCAGaggaagaaggaaaaaaagaagaGGAAGGAGGCAAATAAAAATGATCCACGGCGCATCAGGCCCAAGGGAAAGAAGATAAAACAAAAATTTCCCACACCTGAAGCTAGGCTCAAATATAAGATCGAGAAG GCCAAACTAAAGGAAGCTAGGTTGGTCGAAAAACTAAAGAAGTATGAGATTGCCAAAGCTCAAGGCCCTATGGCTAAACCAGATGATCTTAGTGGCGAGGAAAGATTTTACTTGAAGAAGGTTTCACAGAAAAAATCAAATTATGTCCCTGTTGGAAGGCGAGGAGTGTTTGGAGGCGTAATTCTGAACATGCATTTGCATTGGAAAAAACATGAAACTGTGAAGGTCATATGTAAGCCCTGCAAACCAGGGCAGATCCAGGAATATGCAAATGAGATAGCCCGACTGAGTGGCGGTATCCCTGTCAACATCATTGGAGATGACACCATAGTCTTCTATCGAGGAAAGAACTATGTTCAGCCAGAAGTTATGTCACCTATTGATACGCTGTCAAAGAAAAAG GCACTTGAAAAATCAAAATATGAACAGTCGCTGGAGACAGTTCGGCGTTTCATTGCAATATCTGAAAAGGAGCTCGAACTTTATTATCGGCATGTTGCACTTTATGGAAATCCACAATCCCAGAAAGCTGATCTTGTTTGTGGTGATGGTAGAGAAGCTTCTTTGCTTAAAATGGGGGGATTGGATCAAGGGAAGGACCAAGAGCCTCATCTGGCTACCAATCAATTTTCTGATCTCCACATCAGTGATGTTTATGAATCTGATGAAGAAGATAGTTCCAGTAGTGAATATGATGTTAATGACGATGAGACTGAAAGCATGACCAGCATTTCTGAAGACGCTGTTGTTTCTGATCATGACGATTTAGCCAACTGGGGCGAAGTGTGA
- the LOC136459947 gene encoding cell division protein FtsY homolog, chloroplastic-like, with translation MAAPSHVLPFLSPASGCAARASSRSHPCRRAGLLRCSAAAGQAGFFTRLGRLIKEKAKSDVEKLFSGFSKTRENLSVVDELLTYWNLADTDRVLDDLEEALLVSDFGPKISFRIVDTLREEIRDGKLKSGAEIKAALKRCILELLTSKGGNSELNLGFRKPAVIMIVGVNGGGKTTSLGKLAYRFKNEGVKVLMAAGDTFRAAARDQLEVWAERTGSEIVIDNDKKAQPPAVLSQAVKRGKREGFDVVLCDTSGRLHTNYGLMEELVSCKKVLAKALPGAPNEILLVLDGTTGLNMLQQAREFNDVVGVTGFILTKLDGTARGGCVVSVVDELGIPVKFIGVGEGMEDLQPFDAEAFVEAIFP, from the exons ATGGCGGCACCCTCCCAtgtcctccccttcctctcccccGCCAGCGGGTGCGCCGCCCGCGCCAGCTCCCGCTCCCACCCTTGCCGCCGCGCTGGCCTCCTGCGCTGCTCGGCCGCGGCCGGCCAGGCGGGCTTCTTCACCCGCCTCGGCCGCCTCATCAAGGAGAAGGCCAAGAGCGACGTCGAGAAGCTCTTCTCCGGCTTCTCCAAGACCCGCGAGAACCTCTCCGTCGTTGACGAGCTCCTCACCTACTGGAACCTCGCCGACACCGACCGTGTCCTCGACGACCTCGAGGAG GCGCTGCTGGTCTCGGACTTCGGGCCCAAAATCTCGTTCCGGATCGTCGACACGCTCCGCGAGGAGATCCGCGACGGCAAGCTCAAGTCGGGGGCCGAGATAAAG GCGGCTCTGAAAAGGTGCATCCTGGAACTGCTGACGAGCAAGGGCGGCAACTCGGAGCTCAATCTCGGCTTCAG GAAGCCGGCGGTCATCATGATCGTGGGAGTGAATGGTGGTGGAAAGACAACCTCGTTAG GGAAGCTTGCTTACAGGTTTAAGAATGAAGGAGTGAAG GTATTGATGGCAGCAGGTGATACCTTCAGAGCAGCAGCTCGTGACCAGCTAGAAGTTTGGGCTGAGAGAACTGGTTCAGAGATTGTCATTGACAATGATAAGAAGGCACAGCCTCCAGCAG TTCTTTCGCAGGCAGTAAAGCGCGGGAAGCGTGAAGGGTTTGATGTGGTTCTATGTGATACATCAGGAA GACTTCATACAAATTATGGTTTGATGGAAGAGCTGGTTTCTTGCAAAAAAGTCCTAGCTAAAGCGCTTCCTGGTGCTCCTAAT GAGATTTTACTGGTTCTTGATGGAACGACTGGCTTGAACATGTTACAGCAAGCAAGAGAGTTCAATGAT GTTGTAGGAGTCACTGGATTCATCCTTACAAAGCTTGATGGCACTGCGCGTGGTGGCTGTGTG GTTAGCGTTGTGGACGAGCTTGGAATCCCGGTGAAGTTTATTGGGGTTGGTGAAGGGATGGAAGACCTACAACCTTTTGACGCCGAGGCATTTGTTGAAGCCATTTTCCCATGA